One stretch of Roseovarius mucosus DNA includes these proteins:
- a CDS encoding primosomal protein N', whose amino-acid sequence MTQASPDFYDEGTLVAVLTAQPLEGPLDYLAPEGGVMAGAFVEVPLGPRRVLGVVWGPGRGGFDLKKARGIGRVLDVAPMRVEMQEFLRRAGEYTLTPLPAMLRLATRAPGLSDPPSMQKIYRLGDTEPARLTDARARVLEVLRDHGGLGFTLKEVSDLAGVTSSVVKGLVAQGAVLEEDTPRDTPFVPLDPDLPAKALTEDQAAAAARLRMGLQAGSYGTTLLRGVTGSGKTEVYLEAVAEALRQGGQALVLLPEIALTAEFLTRVEVRFGTRPAEWHSGVTMTERRRVWKMVGQGGAQMVVGARSALFLPFQNLALIVVDEEHDTSYKQEDGALYHARDMAVLRASLCGARVVLASATPSLESWANAEAGKYERLDLDARFGAAVMPELAAIDMRAETLPSNRWISPTLQAAVNARVAAGEQALLFLNRRGYAPTTICRACGHQIGCDHCDARMVEHRFQKRLICHQCGESTAMPEACPACGVAGKLAAVGPGVERLAEEAAALFPQARIAVLSSDLFGSARALKEQIVEIAQGAADIIIGTQLVAKGHNFPLLTLVGVIDSDLGLQGSDLRAAERTFQLMRQVAGRAGRAERAGRALLQTFQPEHPVIRAILAGDEEGFWRAEAEGRRQAGVPPYGRMAGIILSSPDMQAVFDLGEALARRDGPIRAVGAQVFGPAPAPIARIRGRHRVRLLVKAPKGAAIQAAVSEWIAQVRLPAQMRLTVDIDPQSFY is encoded by the coding sequence TTGACCCAAGCTTCGCCCGACTTTTACGACGAGGGCACATTGGTGGCCGTGCTGACCGCGCAGCCCTTGGAGGGGCCGCTAGACTATCTGGCCCCTGAGGGGGGCGTGATGGCCGGGGCCTTTGTCGAGGTGCCGCTGGGCCCGCGCCGGGTATTGGGCGTGGTCTGGGGGCCGGGGCGTGGCGGCTTTGACCTCAAGAAGGCGCGCGGCATTGGCCGTGTGCTCGATGTGGCCCCGATGCGCGTCGAGATGCAGGAGTTTCTGCGCCGGGCGGGCGAGTATACGCTGACGCCGCTGCCTGCGATGCTGCGGCTGGCCACACGCGCACCGGGGCTGAGCGATCCGCCCTCGATGCAAAAGATTTACCGTCTGGGCGACACAGAGCCTGCGCGCCTGACCGATGCCCGCGCGCGGGTGCTGGAGGTGCTGCGCGATCATGGCGGGCTTGGGTTCACGCTAAAAGAGGTGAGTGATCTGGCGGGGGTGACATCCTCGGTCGTCAAGGGGTTGGTGGCGCAAGGGGCTGTGCTCGAAGAAGACACGCCGCGCGATACGCCCTTTGTCCCGCTTGATCCTGACCTGCCCGCCAAGGCGCTGACCGAGGATCAGGCGGCGGCGGCGGCGCGGTTGCGCATGGGGTTGCAGGCAGGCAGCTATGGCACGACGCTTTTGCGCGGTGTGACCGGATCGGGCAAGACGGAGGTCTATCTTGAGGCGGTGGCCGAGGCGCTGCGCCAAGGGGGGCAAGCGCTGGTGCTCTTGCCCGAGATCGCGTTGACGGCAGAGTTTCTGACGCGGGTCGAGGTGCGGTTTGGCACGCGCCCGGCAGAATGGCATTCCGGCGTCACCATGACCGAGCGGCGGCGGGTGTGGAAAATGGTCGGGCAGGGGGGCGCACAGATGGTGGTGGGCGCGCGTTCGGCGCTGTTCTTGCCGTTTCAGAACCTCGCGCTGATCGTGGTCGATGAGGAACACGACACCTCCTACAAGCAAGAGGACGGCGCGCTTTATCATGCGCGCGATATGGCGGTCTTGCGGGCAAGCCTGTGTGGGGCGCGGGTGGTTCTGGCCTCGGCCACGCCAAGCCTTGAAAGCTGGGCCAATGCAGAGGCCGGAAAATATGAGCGGCTTGATCTGGATGCCCGGTTCGGCGCTGCGGTGATGCCGGAATTGGCGGCGATCGACATGCGGGCGGAAACGCTGCCGTCAAACCGCTGGATTTCGCCCACATTGCAGGCGGCGGTCAATGCGCGGGTGGCGGCAGGAGAGCAAGCGCTTTTGTTCCTCAACCGGCGCGGCTATGCGCCGACGACGATCTGCCGTGCCTGCGGGCATCAGATCGGATGCGATCACTGCGATGCGCGGATGGTCGAGCATCGGTTCCAAAAGCGGCTGATCTGCCACCAATGTGGCGAGAGTACCGCCATGCCCGAGGCCTGCCCCGCCTGTGGTGTCGCGGGCAAGCTGGCGGCGGTCGGTCCGGGGGTGGAACGGCTGGCAGAAGAGGCGGCAGCGCTATTCCCACAGGCGCGGATTGCGGTGCTGTCGTCGGATTTGTTTGGTTCTGCGCGGGCCTTGAAAGAGCAGATTGTCGAGATTGCCCAAGGGGCGGCCGACATCATCATCGGCACGCAACTGGTTGCAAAAGGGCATAATTTTCCGCTGCTGACGCTGGTGGGGGTGATTGATTCCGATTTGGGCCTGCAAGGCTCTGACCTGCGCGCCGCCGAGCGGACGTTTCAGTTGATGCGGCAGGTGGCGGGGCGTGCAGGCCGGGCAGAGCGGGCCGGGCGCGCGCTTTTGCAGACGTTTCAGCCCGAGCATCCGGTCATTCGCGCCATTCTGGCCGGCGATGAAGAGGGATTTTGGCGCGCCGAGGCCGAGGGGCGCAGGCAGGCGGGGGTGCCGCCCTACGGTCGCATGGCGGGGATTATCCTCAGTTCCCCCGATATGCAGGCGGTGTTCGATCTGGGCGAGGCGCTGGCGCGGCGTGACGGGCCCATTCGGGCGGTTGGGGCGCAGGTCTTTGGCCCGGCACCAGCACCCATTGCCCGTATCCGGGGGCGGCACAGGGTGCGTCTGTTGGTCAAGGCCCCCAAGGGGGCGGCGATACAGGCGGCGGTGTCCGAGTGGATTGCGCAGGTGCGGTTGCCTGCGCAAATGCGCCTGACGGTCGATATTGATCCGCAGAGTTTTTATTGA
- a CDS encoding copper chaperone PCu(A)C, with protein MKQLALAILATLSLCGAAQAHSVKKDAIEIIHPHINEPFAGARSAAAYMAISNEGEIAIRLIGIDTAAAKVTSLHTTEHGSDGVARMQPIAGIDIPAGETVVLEPGGMHVMLMGLTAPLKEGDMVPATFLFEQMGPVEVEFMVDPTDGVDHSKMGH; from the coding sequence ATGAAACAGCTTGCCTTGGCCATTTTGGCGACATTGTCGCTTTGCGGCGCGGCCCAAGCCCATAGCGTCAAGAAAGACGCAATCGAAATCATCCATCCCCATATCAACGAACCCTTCGCCGGGGCCAGATCAGCGGCGGCCTATATGGCCATCAGCAATGAGGGCGAGATCGCGATTCGCCTGATTGGCATCGACACCGCCGCCGCCAAAGTAACCTCCCTGCACACCACCGAACATGGCAGCGACGGGGTGGCGCGGATGCAGCCGATTGCCGGGATCGACATCCCCGCAGGCGAAACCGTGGTGCTGGAGCCGGGTGGCATGCATGTGATGCTCATGGGCCTGACCGCCCCACTCAAAGAAGGCGATATGGTGCCCGCGACCTTCCTTTTCGAGCAGATGGGTCCGGTTGAGGTCGAATTCATGGTCGATCCGACCGATGGCGTGGATCATTCCAAGATGGGTCACTGA
- the fsa gene encoding fructose-6-phosphate aldolase, whose translation MKFFVDTAETDQIAELNDLGMVDGVTTNPSLILKSGRDILEVTKEIAEMVDGPVSAEVVALTADEMIAEGRKLAAIAGNIAVKVPLTWDGLKACKVLSGEGHMVNVTLCFSANQALLAAKAGATFISPFIGRLDDINLDGMELIADIRTIYDNYGFETQILAASIRTVNHAFQAAHIGADVMTAPPSVIKKMAEHPLTDQGLKTFMADWEKTGQKIL comes from the coding sequence ATGAAATTCTTTGTCGATACCGCCGAAACCGATCAAATCGCCGAACTCAATGACCTTGGCATGGTGGACGGCGTCACCACCAACCCGTCGCTCATCCTGAAATCCGGGCGCGACATTCTCGAAGTCACCAAAGAGATTGCCGAAATGGTCGATGGCCCAGTCAGCGCCGAGGTTGTGGCGCTTACCGCCGACGAGATGATTGCCGAGGGGCGCAAACTTGCGGCCATCGCAGGCAATATCGCCGTCAAGGTGCCGCTCACATGGGATGGCCTCAAGGCGTGCAAGGTGCTCTCGGGCGAGGGGCATATGGTCAATGTGACGCTGTGCTTTTCCGCCAATCAGGCGCTCTTGGCGGCCAAGGCGGGGGCCACGTTCATTTCCCCCTTCATCGGGCGGCTGGATGACATCAACCTCGACGGGATGGAATTGATCGCCGATATCCGCACGATCTATGACAACTACGGGTTCGAGACCCAGATCCTCGCGGCCTCGATCCGCACCGTCAATCACGCCTTTCAGGCCGCTCATATCGGCGCAGATGTGATGACAGCGCCCCCGTCCGTGATCAAGAAAATGGCAGAGCATCCGCTGACCGATCAGGGGCTCAAGACCTTTATGGCCGATTGGGAAAAGACCGGTCAGAAAATCCTCTGA